A region from the Triticum urartu cultivar G1812 chromosome 1, Tu2.1, whole genome shotgun sequence genome encodes:
- the LOC125539733 gene encoding NADH-ubiquinone oxidoreductase chain 3: MSEFAPICIYLVISPLVSLIPLGVPFPFASNSSTYPEKLSAYECGSDPSGDARSRFDIRFYPVPILFIIPDPEVTFSFPWAVPPNKIDLFGSWSMMAFLLILTIGSLYEWKRGASDRE, encoded by the coding sequence ATGTCGGAATTTGCACCTATTTGTATCTATTTAGTGATCAGTCCGCTAGTTTCTTTGATTCCACTCGGTGTTCCTTTTCCATTTGCTTCCAATAGTTCGACCTATCCAGAAAAATTGTCGGCCTACGAATGTGGTTCCGATCCCTCCGGTGATGCCAGAAGTCGTTTCGATATACGATTTTATCCGGTTCCTATTTTATTTATTATCCCTGATCCGGAAGTCACCTTTTCTTTTCCTTGGGCAGTACCTCCTAACAAGATTGATCTGTTTGGATCTTGGTCCATGATGGCCTTTTTATTGATTTTGACGATTGGATCTCTCTATGAATGGAAAAGGGGTGCTTCGGATCGGGAGTAA
- the LOC125539723 gene encoding ribosomal protein S12, mitochondrial-like, with protein MPTKNQLIRHGREEKRRTDRTRASDQCPQKQGVCLRVSTRTPKKPNSALRKIAKVRLSNRHDIFAHIPGEGHNSQEHSIVLVRGGRVKDSPRVKSHRIRGVKDLLGILDRRKGRSKYGAERPKSK; from the coding sequence ATGCCTACAAAAAATCAATTGATTCGTCATGGTAGAGAAGAAAAACGGCGCACGGACCGTACTCGAGCTTCGGATCAATGTCCCCAGAAGCAAGGAGTATGCCTGCGTGTTTCGACGAGAACACCGAAAAAACCTAATTCAGCTCTACGTAAGATAGCAAAAGTACGGTTGAGCAATCGACATGATATATTTGCTCACATTCCAGGCGAAGGTCATAATTCGCAGGAACATTCTATAGTCTTAGTCAGAGGAGGTAGAGTGAAAGATTCGCCACGTGTGAAATCCCATCGTATTCGAGGAGTCAAGGATTTGCTGGGAATTCTGGATCGTAGAAAGGGAAGATCTAAATATGGTGCAGAAAGACCTAAATCGAAATGA